AATTAGGACTGTTTATGAGACAAAACATAAGTTTGGAAGCACATATTAAAACAGACCTATGGAATGGATACGTTCCGTTAAAAAAGGATTTTGAGAACCTTGTGCAAGTTCCTTCCGGCAAAAAAGGTAATAATTTTCCGGAAATTCACAGAACCATTATGGGTTTCAAAGGATGGTTAAGAGGAGTACATCACAGAGTAAAGCATTTGCAGGCATATATAGATGAATATTGTTATAGGTTTAACAGAAGCAACATGAAAGACGGGCTATTTGAAAACCT
The sequence above is drawn from the Bacteroidales bacterium genome and encodes:
- a CDS encoding transposase; translated protein: LGLFMRQNISLEAHIKTDLWNGYVPLKKDFENLVQVPSGKKGNNFPEIHRTIMGFKGWLRGVHHRVKHLQAYIDEYCYRFNRSNMKDGLFENLMNRMMIAAPLPYKQIVLT